A genomic segment from Spinacia oleracea cultivar Varoflay chromosome 3, BTI_SOV_V1, whole genome shotgun sequence encodes:
- the LOC110794078 gene encoding LOB domain-containing protein 36 encodes MLAKIWFLLESYLKSYLESLNVHALTLSTKPFDLRFFPIMFRRTKISSNSPCAACKFLRRKCTQECVFAPYFPPDQPQRFANVHKVFGASNVAKLLHDLNVSQREDAVNSLAYEAEARLRDPVYGCVGLISILQQRLKQVQSDLYVAKKELSTYIGPTALMPMIQTGYANSSSVNLMQQHYNMGPMMGINIPSGVAAGPSHGGGGGGGGGGSSGGGQLVIRDAQQQQHLIEAQQLAALAVRDEQEMMRNWEQQQQQQQQQFMRFNGSGGGYDGAVVVGGGGGFNQVGSSSAVTSPSLALGAATFDPNAYNQIQQQQQQQQPQQDESLGQLLLLQQPATPQQQQVHGEHNPQHQPLLLHQQHHHLEHNPQQQPQRAGSEEEDRTIGPAC; translated from the exons ATGTTGGCAAAGATATGGTTCTTGTTGGAGAGCTACTTGAAGAGCTACTTGGAAAGTCTCAATGTACATGCTCTTACACTATCGACGAAACCTTTTGACCTTAGATTTTTCCCAATCATGTTCCGCAGAACG AAGATCTCATCGAATTCACCGTGTGCAGCGTGCAAGTTTTTAAGGAGAAAATGCACGCAAGAGTGTGTGTTCGCACCGTACTTTCCACCGGATCAGCCACAGCGGTTCGCCAACGTTCACAAGGTGTTCGGCGCTAGCAATGTGGCGAAGCTACTCCATGACCTCAACGTGTCACAGAGGGAGGATGCTGTGAATTCATTGGCGTATGAAGCTGAGGCCCGGTTGCGTGACCCGGTTTATGGGTGTGTGGGTCTTATATCCATTTTGCAGCAGCGGTTGAAGCAAGTTCAGAGTGACCTATATGTTGCTAAGAAAGAATTATCTACTTATATTGGTCCGACTGCACTTATGCCTATGATTCAAACCGGTTATGCCAACTCCTCGAGTGTGAATTTGATGCAGCAACACTATAATATGGGTCCTATGATGGGTATTAATATTCCTTCAGGGGTTGCTGCAGGCCCATctcatggtggtggtggtggtggtggtggtggtggaagtAGTGGTGGTGGGCAGTTAGTTATCAGAGATGCCCAACAACAACAGCATTTGATTGAGGCTCAACAGCTGGCGGCATTGGCTGTCAGAGACGAACAGGAGATGATGAGGAACTGggaacaacagcaacaacaacagcagcaacagtTCATGAGGTTTAATGGTAGCGGTGGTGGATACGACGGAGCAgtggttgttggtggtggtggtgggtttAATCAGGTGGGATCCTCATCAGCTGTTACATCTCCATCTTTAGCTCTTGGAGCAGCTACATTTGATCCAAACGCGTACAATCagattcaacaacaacaacaacaacaacaaccgcaACAAGATGAGTCATTAGGGCAGTTGTTACTTCTTCAGCAGCCAGCAACACCACAGCAACAACAGGTACATGGAGAACATAATCCGCAGCATCAACCTCTTCTTCTTCACCAGCAACACCATCATCTTGAACATAATCCGCAGCAACAACCGCAACGGGCCGGAAGTGAAGAAGAGGATAGGACTATTGGCCCAGCTTGTTAG